GATTGAAACACAATTCGGCGAGATCAGCGCCAAGGTCGCCGACAGGTCGCCGGCCGGGAAACCGGTCGGCGTGGATTGAAACTCGGCCCAGCTGCCCGAGATGTACTTCCCAGGCCTGTCGCCGGCCGGGAAACCGGTCGGCGTGGATTGAAACTTGCTCACGCCGAGCCCGCTGCTTTGCACACCATGGTCGCCGGCCGGGAAACCGGTCGGCGTGGATTGAAACAGCTACGAGGCCGGCACCGGTGACATGCGTGAGGTCGCCGGCCGGGAAACCGGTCGGCGTGGATTGAAACCAGCCCGCATCGGTGGACGGCCAGCCGGGCGGCGGTCGCCGGCCGGGAAACCGGTCGGCGTGGATTGAAACTGCAGGCCACTGATGTTTGCCGCAGCGCCTGCCGTCGCCGGCCGGGAAACCGGTCGGCGTGGATTGAAACCCAGGCTCTGCCAGTGCGCCGGCCTGCGGCTCTGGTCGCCGGCCGGGAAACCGGTCGGCGTGGATTGAAACACAGTGTTCGGCGGCATGCGCCAGCCTTTGGCGGTCGCCGGCCGGGAAACCGGTCGGCGTGGATTGAAACAGCCCCGCCAACGGACTGGCCCGGGCACGGCATGTCGCCGGCCGGGAAACCGGTCGGCGTGGATTGAAACGAGACCACGACTGAGTTGCTACCCCACCAGGTGCCGTCGCCGGCCGGGAAACCGGTCGGCGTGGATTGAAACCGCGCGAGTGATACAGATAAGGCAGACAGAAGGTGGGTCGCCGGCCGGGAAACCGGTCGGCGTGGATTGAAACCGGCGTGAGCATGTTGGTGGCAAAGGTTCCCAGTGTCGCCGGCCGGGAAACCGGTCGGCGTGGATTGAAACGCGAAGTACCAACAACTGATGAAGAAACGGAGGGCGTCGCCGGCCGGGAAACCGGTCGGCGTGGATTGAAACTGCACGCTTGCGCTCGGTAGCCATGGCGCGCTCCGTCGCCGGCCGGGAAACCGGTCGGCGTGGATTGAAACTTATGCGCGGTGACCCACCGACCACAGATCGGCGGTCGCCGGCCGGGAAACCGGTCGGCGTGGATTGAAACATGTTGACCGGCCGGAAACGGCAAACATCGACATGTCGCCGGCCGGGAAACCGGTCGGCGTGGATTGAAACCGCTCCGCGCCAGCGCACGACATCCTGTTGGCCAGTCGCCGGCCGGGAAACCGGTCGGCGTGGATTGAAACTGTCGACGCGATGGCGGACATTGTCCTGGATCTGGTCGCCGGCCGGGAAACCGGTCGGCGTGGATTGAAACGCTCGCTGTGACCTGGCACAGCCCAGGCGGTGATGTCGCCGGCCGGGAAACCGGTCGGCGTGGATTGAAACTACGCCGGCGTGTCCGTGTGCCATCACCACGGCACGTCGCCGGCCGGGAAACCGGTCGGCGTGGATTGAAACGATGGAATGCCCAAGCAACAGCAAGCACAGATGCGTCGCCGGCCGGGAAACCGGTCGGCGTGGATTGAAACAGATGGTGGCGCCGGATCACACCGGTGCGCGGACAGTCGCCGGCCGGGAAACCGGTCGGCGTGGATTGAAACCACATCGACTACGAGGCTCAGTACGACTACACCACCCGTCGCCGGCCGGGAAACCGGTCGGCGTGGATTGAAACAGCATCGGCATCCCCGTCTTCCACGGCGGCCCGGCGTCGCCGGCCGGGAAACCGGTCGGCGTGGATTGAAACGTGTGGACCCGGGGCTGACCATGGGCACGACCCACGTCGCCGGCCGGGAAACCGGTCGGCGTGGATTGAAACCGCCTCAGCGTCGACGCCCGCCAGGTCGGCCTGGTCGCCGGCCGGGAAACCGGTCGGCGTGGATTGAAACGCCGAGCCCATCATCAGCGGCACCGCGCCGATTGCGTCGCCAGCCGGGAAACCGGTCGGCGTGGATTGAAACACCGGGTCGGGCGTAGACGCGCACTTTTTCGACCGGTCGCCGGCCGGGAAACCGGTCGGCGTGGATTGAAACTGGCCGATATGGCCGCCCTTGCGGGCCTCAACAACGTCGCCGGCCGGGAAACCGGTCGGCGTGGATTGAAACGTGCGAGATTGCACTATTAGGGGTCAATCGACCGTCGCCGGCCGGGAAACCGGTCGGCATGGATTGAAACCAGCGAGCCCCAGTCAGACAGACACTTGAGCAGCTTGTCGCCGGCCGGGAAACCGGTCGGCGTGGATTGAAACGACCCAGTACGCATGAACGTATTGGTCGAATTGGGTCGCCGGCCGGGAAACCGGTCGGCGTGGATTGAAACGACGTGCACACGGATTGCCTCTTGACAGGTATTGACGTCGCCGGCCGGGAAACCGGTCGGCGTGGATTGAAACTGCACCAGCGTGGTGCAAACGGATAATTTTAGGACTTACGCAAACGTTTAAATCAAACTAGATTATTTAATATATCGGCGCCGATTTCGTGGTATTTGTGATAATATATTCACCATGAAACCCACGAGCCGAGACTACTGCCAATTTCTGATATCCACACAAATCAACTACACGCAGACCTATTTTGCGGATCACCATCAGAGGTTTTCTCATGACGCCATAAATCGCTACTTGCAGGCTGCCAATATCAGCCCGGCCGATGTCTGGAATCTGGCCCGACGAAACATCGAATTTGACGACGATGCCTGCCTGGTTTTCGATGACAGCGTTCTGGACAAGAACCACTCGCACAAAATCGAGCTGGTGCGCAAACAGTACAGCGGCAACGCCCACGGCCTGATCAAGGGCATTGGGGTGGTCAACTGCCTGTACGTGAACATCAAGACCGGCCACTACTGGATCATCGACTGGCGCATCTATGCGCCTGACGAAGACGGCAAGTCCAAGCTGGATCATGTCCAGGAGATGTTCGACAATGCCATGGCGCACAAGAAGCTGCCCTTTCGCACCGTGCTGATGGACTCCTGGTACGCCACCATGGATCTGATGAAGCACATCCACCGGGCGGGCAAGCACTTCTACTGCCCGCTCAAGAGCAATCGCAAGGTTGACGACAGCCAAGGCCAGCAGCCCTACAAGGCGGTCAGTACGCTGCAGTGGAGTGCCCAAGAACATGTGCATGGCAAACACGTCAAACTGTTCAAGTTTCCCAGTGACATCAAGCTGAAACTGTTCCGGGTTGTGGTTGATACCAATCGCACGGACTGGGTTGTGACAAACGACCTATCTCAAGATTCGACGGACGATACGCATGAGATGTGTGCCGTGCGCTGGAAGATTGAGCAGTACCACAGGGAGATCAAGCAGGTTCTTGGCATCGAAAAATGTCAGTGCAGAATGGCCCGGTCACAGAAGAATCACATCGCCTGCGCGATATTGGCCTGGGTCCACCTCTGCGAGACGGCCAAAGCGCTGAAGACAAACATCTACAGCCTGAAGAAGGGAATCCTCTCGGAATTCCTCAAGAAGGAACTTCGGTCACCAACCATTCGCATGGCACCCATCTGACATATTGAGTCGAAATGGCGAATCATTGCGCTAGCTGAAGTGACCCTGCGTAAGTCCTAAATTTATCCAGTCGCCGGCCGGGAAACCGGTCGGCGTGGATTGAAACGGCTAGAGGGATAACCTTAACCGGGTCAATCGAGTCGCCGGCCGGGAAACCGGTCGGCGTGGATTGAAACAGCAGGCCCGGGAGCCTATGCGCAGCAAGGAATGTGTCGCCGGCCGGGAAACCGGTCGGCGTGGATTGAAACAATAACGTCAACCTGGGCGCATACTACCGCGCCGGTCGCCGGCCGGGAAACCGGTCGGCGTGGATTGAAACTGGGTGGTGGCAGCCATGGGATGGGCTCCTTTCCGGTCGCCGGCCGGGAAACCGGTCGGCGTGGATTGAAACAGCCAGGCCCACCCGGCCGGCGTGATCGAAGGCAGGTCGCCGGCCGGGAAACCGGTCGGCGTGGATTGAAACGTCAAGACCAAGAACCTCGACCGCCTGCTTGCGGGGGTCGCCGGCCGGGAAACCGGTCGGCGTGGATTGAAACATCAGCGTGAGCAGGTCGCGCGCGCCCCAGCTCACGTCGCCGGCCGGGAAACCGGTCGGCGTGGATTGAAACCATGCCTGCATTACACCATACGGTGTCATTTCAGGGTCGCCGGCCGGGAAACCGGTCGGCGTGGATTGAAACGTCTACTCCGCGCAGGCAGCACCCGCGCAGCTGCGTCGCCGGCCGGGAAACCGGTCGGCGTGGATTGAAACCGAATCTAGCGCAAGCACGTCTCCGATGGGCTGGGTCGCCGGCCGGGAAACCGGTCGGCGTGGATTGAAACTTTGCCTGTCCACACCTCACATCACATGCTCAAGTCGCCGGCCGGGAAACCGGTCGGCGTGGATTGAAACGACGCCATCGACGCCGTCAAGGCTGGAAATATCACGTCGCCGGCCGGGAAACCGGTCGGCGTGGATTGAAACTCGGTGCGCTGAGCGGCCAACAACACCAATAGGAGGTCGCCGGCCGGGAAACCGGTCGGCGTGGATTGAAACTTGCGCAGCATGCCTTTGGGGAACGCTGCGCGCGTGTCGTGGGGTCGCGCGAGCGGGCGCAGCGGGTGCTGGATGGGGCGCGGCTGGATGACGTGCTGAACGAAGGGCGGCCGTAGGCGTACCGGGTGCGCCGGCTCGGCGAGCCTGGCGGCGGGCATGCGCTCGGTCAAGGCGGCAGAATCGCCGACCATGCCATCCCCCTACGAGATTGCAAGGACGCCAGGTGGAAAGCACCATGGGTGGTACCTGCAACAGAAGCTCCTGTCGGTCGAGGAGTTGTCGAACGGCATCGAATCGTTCGAGCGGCAGATCGCAAAGCACGAAGGATGGATCGCCGACCCGCTCACGAAGACCGCTGACTTCTATGGGTTTGACCCTCGCCGGCAAAGCGCGCTGGTGGTAGGCTGGCGGCAAGACATTCAACGACACCGCGACTGCATCGAGATATTGCGCAGCGTCATCATGGAGAAGAAGGCATGAGCCCCGATCGTTACGCGTCCATCCTGAATGCCGTCATCGAGACGGCAAAGGAGCGTGGCGTCGCAGCCCCGGGCAGCGACTACGCGCTGGCCTGCTACCAGATCATTGAAGCGGCACGCTCCGAGGCCGAGGTCTGGGGCGTAGATCTGCAGGAGATCGGACTCGCCGATTTCGACGCGGAGTCGCTGCTTTCGGCACCGCTGAAGCGCGCCGCCTGAATCGGGCCCACCTGATAACGCCAGGGTCCAGTCAAGCCCGCCGAGCGCGGGCTTTTTCACGCCCGGTCGTCGTCTGCGCGGACAGGACAGTGTCATCCGACCTGCAGCCGGGACACAAGAGCGCAGTGTCGCCGGCCGGGAAACCGGTCGGCGTGATTTGAAACCAGAAGCCTTCGAGGTTGTCTCTGCGGGCGTTGTGTCGCCGGCCAGGAAATCAGTCAGTGACGCAAAGTCACCCCGCCGCCGGCTCCAGCTCCCCACGTCGCGCCAGCGCCGTCTCGCGCAGCAGCTCGCTCAGGCCCGCGCCCTTGGCCTCACCATCCAGGTGCGCATAGAGCTGGCGGCGCATGCGGGGCTCCCAGAACTTGCGGATGTGGCTGGCCACGCCCTCCACCGCCTCTTCGTGGCAGGGGTAGGCGGCGAAGAACTCGCCGATGCGGTTGGCCAGGCGGACGATGGTCTGGGGATCGCTGTGGCTGACTGCGCTCATTTCACCGCCTCCGCCGTGTGATGGGCCTGTGCCAGCAGGGCCTCCTGCGTGCGGCTGAAGCGCGCGTAGCCCTGCTGCCACTCGCTCTGGTGGCTGAGCTGGCTGACCTTGTTGACCTGCACCGCTGTCACCTTGTACTCGGGGCAGTTGGTGGCCCAGTCGGAGGAGTCGGTGGTGATCACGTTGGCGCCCGATTCGGGGAAGTGGAAGGTGGTGTAGACCACGCCCGGCTGCACCCGCTCGGTGACGTCGGCGCGCAGCACCGTCTCGCCGGCGCGGCTGGTGATGCCCACCCAGTCGCCGTGCTTCACGCCGCGCTCCTCGGCGTCGTGCGGGTGGATCTCCAGGCGGTCCTCCTCGTGCCAGCGGCTGTTCTCGGTGCGGCGGGTCTGGGCGCCGACGTTGTACTGACTCAGCACCCGGCCGGTGGTGAGGATGAGCGGGAAGCGCCGCGTCACCTTCTCCTCGCTGGCCACGTACTGGGTCGGGAAGAAGCGGCCCTTGCCGCGCACGAAGCGCTCGATGTGCATGGTCGCGGTGCCGGCCTCGTCGGTGCCCTCGTTGCAGGGCCACTGCACGCTGCCCAGGCGCTCGATCTTCTCGTAGCTCACGCCCGCGAAGCTGGGCGTCAGCGCGGCGATCTCGGCCATGATCTGCTCGGGGTGCTGGTAGGCCATCGGGTAGCCCAGCGCGTTGGCCAGCGCCTGGGTGACCTCCCAATCAGCCTTGCCGGCCAGCGGCGGCATGACTTGGCGCACGCGGCTGATGCGGCGCTCGGCGTTGGTGAAGGTACCGTCCTTCTCCAGGAAGCTGGCGCCGGGCAGGAAGACGTGGGCGTATTTGGCCGTCTCGTTCAGGAAGAGGTCCTGCACCACCACGCACTCCATCGCCGACAGCGCGGCCGCGACGTGCTGGGTGTTGGGATCCGACTGCGCCGGGTCCTCGCCCTGCACGTACAGGCCCTTGAAGCTGCCCTCCAGCGCGGCGTCGAGCATGTTGGGGATGCGCAGGCCCGGCTCGGGGTTGAGCGTCACGCCCCAGGCGGCTTCGAACTGACTGCGCACGGTGGTGTCGCTGATGTGGCGGTAGCCCGGCAGCTCGTGCGGGAAGCTGCCCATGTCGCAGCTGCCCTGCACGTTGTTCTGGCCACGCAGCGGGTTCACGCCCACGCCCTCGCGCCCGACCATGCCGCAGGCCATCGCCAGGTTGGCGATGCCGATCACCATCGTCGAGCCCTGCGCGTGTTCGGTGACGCCCAGGCCGTAGTAGATGGCGCTGTTGCCGCCGGTCGCGTAAAGGCGAGCCGCGCCGCGCACCGTCGCCGCCGGCACGCCGCTGACGGCCTCCAGCGCCTCGGGCGAGTTCTCCGGCCGGGCGACGAATTCGCGCCACTGCCGGTAGCTGGCATCGTCGCAGCGCTCGGCCACGTAGGCCTCGTTGACCAGCCCCTCGGTGACGACGACGTGCGCCAGCGCGGTGATCACCGCGACATTGGTGCCCGGGCGCAGCTGCAAGTGGTGCTCGGCGTGCACGTGCGGGGCGTCGACCAGGTCGATGCGGCGCGGGTCGACGACGATGAGCCGGGCCCCCTGCCGGATGCGCTTCTTCAGCCGCGAGGCGAACACTGGGTGCCCCTCGCTGGGGTTGGCGCCGATCACCATCACCACGTCGGCCTGCTCGACCGACTTGAAGGTCTGCGTGCCCGCCGAGGTGCCGAAGGTCTGGCCCAGGCCGTAGCCGGTGGGCGAGTGGCAGACGCGGGCGCAGGTGTCGACGTTGTTGGTGCCGAAGGCCGCGCGGATCAGCTTCTGCACGAGGTAGGTTTCCTCGTTGGTGCAGCGGCTGGAGGTGATGCCACCCACCGAATCGCGCCCGTGGGTGGCCTGGATGCGGCGGAACTCACCGGCCGCGTGCGCCAGCGCCTCCTCCCAGCTGACCTCGCGCCAGGGGTCGGTGATCTTGGCGCGGATCATCGGCTTCGTGATGCGGTCTTTGTGGGTCGCATAGCCCCAGGCGAAGCGGCCCTTGATGCAGCTGTGGCCTTCGTTGGCACGGCCGTCCTTCCAGGGCACCATGCGCACGACCTGCGTGCCCTTCATTTCCGCTTTGAATGAACAGCCCACGCCGCAGTAGGCGCAGGTGGTGACCACGCTGTGTTCGGGCTGGCCGGCCTCG
The Sphaerotilus microaerophilus DNA segment above includes these coding regions:
- a CDS encoding IS701 family transposase is translated as MKPTSRDYCQFLISTQINYTQTYFADHHQRFSHDAINRYLQAANISPADVWNLARRNIEFDDDACLVFDDSVLDKNHSHKIELVRKQYSGNAHGLIKGIGVVNCLYVNIKTGHYWIIDWRIYAPDEDGKSKLDHVQEMFDNAMAHKKLPFRTVLMDSWYATMDLMKHIHRAGKHFYCPLKSNRKVDDSQGQQPYKAVSTLQWSAQEHVHGKHVKLFKFPSDIKLKLFRVVVDTNRTDWVVTNDLSQDSTDDTHEMCAVRWKIEQYHREIKQVLGIEKCQCRMARSQKNHIACAILAWVHLCETAKALKTNIYSLKKGILSEFLKKELRSPTIRMAPI
- a CDS encoding formate dehydrogenase subunit delta, whose protein sequence is MSAVSHSDPQTIVRLANRIGEFFAAYPCHEEAVEGVASHIRKFWEPRMRRQLYAHLDGEAKGAGLSELLRETALARRGELEPAAG
- the fdhF gene encoding formate dehydrogenase subunit alpha — encoded protein: MNAPAQPIHFFRARPQPATHAECDHGTPAVLSDEVVTLTIDGFEVSVPKGTSLMRAAIDAGIQVPKLCATDMLDPFGSCRLCLVEIEGRRGTPASCTTPAEAGLVVRTQSPKLQQLRRGVMELYLSDHPLDCLTCAANGDCELQDMAGVVGLRNVRYGVGDQVVAGRSGRHHLDSRKDESNPYFTYDASKCIVCNRCVRACEEVQGTFALTISGRGFESRVSPGMSEPFMGSECVSCGACVQACPTATLVEKSVIEAGQPEHSVVTTCAYCGVGCSFKAEMKGTQVVRMVPWKDGRANEGHSCIKGRFAWGYATHKDRITKPMIRAKITDPWREVSWEEALAHAAGEFRRIQATHGRDSVGGITSSRCTNEETYLVQKLIRAAFGTNNVDTCARVCHSPTGYGLGQTFGTSAGTQTFKSVEQADVVMVIGANPSEGHPVFASRLKKRIRQGARLIVVDPRRIDLVDAPHVHAEHHLQLRPGTNVAVITALAHVVVTEGLVNEAYVAERCDDASYRQWREFVARPENSPEALEAVSGVPAATVRGAARLYATGGNSAIYYGLGVTEHAQGSTMVIGIANLAMACGMVGREGVGVNPLRGQNNVQGSCDMGSFPHELPGYRHISDTTVRSQFEAAWGVTLNPEPGLRIPNMLDAALEGSFKGLYVQGEDPAQSDPNTQHVAAALSAMECVVVQDLFLNETAKYAHVFLPGASFLEKDGTFTNAERRISRVRQVMPPLAGKADWEVTQALANALGYPMAYQHPEQIMAEIAALTPSFAGVSYEKIERLGSVQWPCNEGTDEAGTATMHIERFVRGKGRFFPTQYVASEEKVTRRFPLILTTGRVLSQYNVGAQTRRTENSRWHEEDRLEIHPHDAEERGVKHGDWVGITSRAGETVLRADVTERVQPGVVYTTFHFPESGANVITTDSSDWATNCPEYKVTAVQVNKVSQLSHQSEWQQGYARFSRTQEALLAQAHHTAEAVK